TTAAGGTTGAAGTAATTCCGTGGGTCGACGCAGTAGTCATACGCGAATTTCGCAAAGTCGAGTTTGGTTTCCTCGAACCCAAATTCCGATGCGATCTGCTTGATTTGGTTCACATTCATACAGTTTGCCGATACCACCTGCTTCGCTACCTTGAGGCGGGTTTCGTCGAATCCCTGACCTTTAACGGCAGAAAGCGCCTTTGAGAAATCGCTTCCTGACATACAATATTGTCCGTTGCACCCGCGTGGGGCATCGTGATGGTCGTGTCCGTCATGCGAGCCTGTATGGGTTGTCGTAGTAGTGGTTTGCGTAATGGCGCCACCGCCCATATTGTCGTTAATGGAAATGCCCATACTGACTCCTTCTACATTTACACCCACACCAATACTGGTGCCCGTGGTTTGTGTGGTGGTCGTTGTAGTGGTTTGGCTCACACGACCCGGTGTTGGGGCGACTACTACTTCTCTCGGCGCACCGTAGTGTACGACATATACATTGGAAGGTGGAACGTAGCCTTGCACGACCGGAATCATCGAGAAAAAGTTCATCTTCATTTTCCCTGCTTTGTTTTTGTCGCGGCGGATTTTATAGGTCACATCCGAATAGATGCCATCGACATCAGCAATCGCAAGGTTGTTCTTGGTGATTTCTGATAAGGATTTGTCGGCGAAAACGACTTTCGCGCTGTAGTACGGTTGGGGAAGGTCTTCAATTCGGATGTTGGTCTGCGGAACGTCATTTTGAAGTTCTCCGTTCAGGTACAACTGGAATTTGTCTCCATCTTCCGAAAAAATGGTCAGGTGCCCAACGGGGCCCATTCCCATTTGTGCGAGCGCCATCGACGAGACAAAAAACAAAAGAAAAAGAGAGGTAATTTTCAGTTTCATAAAGGGTGTTTTTTTGCCAAATATAGTTTTTTTTGTAACAATACAGTAAAAATGTATTTCCATAAAAAAACAGGCTCGTGGCCTGTTTTCTTTTTTAAAGTTCCTGGAAGGTTTGCTGTTCTCCCGTTTCGGCGGATCGCACATTCAGCGCTGCGTTGGTGGTCGCATCGGTAATAAAGGCGACGATTTCCGTTTTTTCAGGGTTTGCCACGTTCGAAGGCATTGGGATATTGAACGAGCGTGTATATACCCGGCCGGACCGCACATCGGCATCCGGGATGGCTTCACCCAACAACGGGGTGAGGCATGAACGCAGGACGTGGTTGTGCTCGAAATTCAGCAGGAGGTCTACGCCACCATAATACGAGGTGTAATTGTGCTGGTCGTAAATAAGACCGTTTTCCACTACATATACCACCAATTTCGCATTCGTCAGGTTCTTGCTGGTTTTGACTTTAACGTCGATACTCAGATTATTTCCGGTACGGGTTGACTGTATGGCCAGGCCGACCCGTGGGTTCTCGCCTTGTGTCAAGGCCAATACCTGTGCGACTTTATTCGGTTCAGGATAACTCCACAGTGTTTTCCGGTTCAACAATCCTTTTGGATAGCCCGGAATGGCGATCATCGATTCGAGTTCGTCGGTGTTGTAGTTGTATGGATCGTAAAACGCGTCGGCCGGATTTGAACTTGCCCGGTGGATACCGACCGCCACGACATTAGTCGTCTGTTGTTTTACCAATTCAATGCCATACGCCACCCGCGGACAATAGCCACACCAAGTGCCCGTGTAGTCTTCGATCAGCACGTTTTTCGCAAACAAGACCTCCGATCCGTCATGGAACCGTACTTCGATTTCATTGGATGGGATGTCCCTAAACACGGCTTTCACCTTATGCGTTCCGATCAGTGAGGAGGTGAAGGTGTGTCCGTCAATGGCTACACCGTCCACATAGAACGTGGCTTCATCGGTAAGATCGTCGCCGTCAATATTGAGAAGCCGGAACGAAATGGCTTCATCGATCAACTGCAGCGAAACGTCGGCTGATAAGGTGGTTGAAATGGATTGGTCAATGGTATATTCCGACTGGGCCATCCTGATAGCAGGACGGCAAATAGGGTACATACCGAAAAAAGATATTTCATAGCTATTCTTTGATAATGCGAATGTTCGCCTGTGCTCCGGTTTTAGAGGTAAAGTGCAGGAGGTAGGCACCCGTCGCCAATCCAGACAGGTCAACCGACTGTTGTCCGTTGATGGTGGCGTGGCGCAGCGACTGTCCGTTCAGGTTGAAGACTTCCATCATCACCGGTTCCTGGCTCTCCACGTCCACAGCATTCGTTACTTTGGTCTGCTTTACCTGTACGCCCAGCTTCGCCAGATCCGCAAATGTTCCGACGGAAAGGTTCGGGTTGTATTGGTATTTGAATGACAGCAGGTCGCCTACGTAGGTGCCGTCGTCGGTAGTCTCAACAAAGGTCAGCGTGTATTCGATAGGATAATTGATGCCGTCGCCTGCATTGCTGTTCCAGAAGTGGTCACCGTTGGGGGTAATATCGCCTGGCGCAATTTCAATTGGAAAGCTGGGCGGCACGAGCAACCCTGCTGACACATTATACAGACACACACCGAAACAGAACTGCACGCTGCTGCCGGTCGTGTTTGTCATGTTCGTCATTTTCAGCTTGAGGAAAATCGGTTCAGACGTGTTGTTGGCTACGCGGAAGGGCAACTCTGATGCAATCGCCGTCGTATTGAAGGTAAATATTTGGCCGTTTGTGATCACGTTACCATCTGTAGTGACGGTAATCTGTGCCTGTAACGCGAGGGCAAGTAAGGAAAACCCAAGTACAAAAAACTTTTTCATAGTGTTCATTCGTAGTAAGCAAAAAGCTATCGGGGTTTGACGCCCGATAGCATTTTAGGTAATTATGTTGTGATGTCGTCTGATTATTGGATAACCAGTTTCTCGACTTTTTCTGTTTTAGACCCTGAAACTTTGGCGAGGTATACACCGCGCTGCAGGGAAGTCAGGTTCATCGTATCGCCATTTTGGATCGTAGACGATTCAAAGACTACTTTTCCGGTAAGGTCAGACACTACCACGCGAACCGGTTCAAGTGTCGTAAAGGTAAACAATCCGGAAGAAGGGTTCGGGTAAATACCGAAGGCATTTGCTTCGTTGTCAACGGTGCCCAGGTTGGCAACCGTTTTGAACGCCGCCGGAATGGCTAACGAAGTGCCGAAATTTCCAACGGCCTGCTCAAAAATCGTTTCACCATTCGCTTTCACTTCAATTCCGTGTGGTGTGTTGCCATAGCCCCATCCGTCACCGTAGGAGTCAGACAGGGTGAAACTGTAACAATCGTCGAGGCTCAGGGTAGCGGTCTCCGTGAGGGTCGTGTTGGCATCAGGTCCGCCGCCGCCGTCAGCATTTGGGCCAACGGAATAAGGACCACCAGATGCCACCACAGTGCCGGCGCTGTTTTTCAACGTCCATGATGCTTCACTTGCGTAGTTATCTGTGTAGATCAGAATTTCGACATTCGTTTGGTCTGTCGGATTGGCCATGGCGATGGACACCGGTTGGCTGGCAAACGCGGCGTTGAAAGGGGCAACCGTATTGATGGCGCTCAATTCAATGTTGTAGTTTGAGGCCGGGTTGAAGGTCGTAGACGGAAAGTTTACGACCACCTGCTGGTATTGCAGGGCGTTGCCGCTATAGGGAGCCGATGCGACTACCTGTCCATTTTCTTTCAGTACAGCCGTGGCACTAGTGATGGCATTTTTACCGTAGTTTTTCATTTTCGCACTGAACGAAGCTGTCGGCTCGCAGAAACGCAAATCGTCGGCTGTGAGGTTGGCGTGGTTTTGCACCCCGGTCAACGCGCCACAGTTATTGTTGATGTTGTTTCGAAGGGAAGACAACGACAACGACGAAGAGAATTCATAGGTCGTTCCGGCAGGGCAAATACGGTAGAGGGTAGGGAAGTAGGTAATCTGATAGAGATCCGCAATTTCCGCACTGTCCACGATGGCATAAGGTGAGCCATCGACCCAGTTACCCTGGGTATTTCCTCCGGTGCCGTAAAGGTCTTCGGTTGTAGTAGAAGGGTCTCCTTCCACAAAAATCACCACGACTTCATTCGAACCGCCTCCGCCGAAGGATTCATACAGGTCGGCTAGTTTGTGGGATCCTTTGTACGCCCAACACGGACCGCACCAGGTAGCGGAGATGTCGAGGATTACCGTTTTACCCTCCGCGAGATATTCCGAAAGGGTATGTGTATTTCCATTTAGGTCTGTCACCGTAAAATCCGGTGCCGTACTGCCGTTCGGCAACTGGGCAAAAGCTGCCAGTCCGGAAAACAGCAAAAGCGAGAGTAATGTTTTCTTCATGTAATGGAGTTTAGATGTGGTAGGTAAGTTGTCTTAAATTCCTTAGAATCACTAAGGTGGCCGCAATGTAGGAAATTTTCCTTCAGGTAACAATAGCGCTTTTGGAATTATCCACTACTTTTTTTGTTCCGTCACAAAATCGCCTGAAACTGTTTGGTTTTTCCAAGAATCCCGCATCAAATCACAAAATAGACTGCATTTCTTTTAATTTCCAACATGCAAATAACCGTTGTGGTCGGTAACTATCCCATCATATTTTCTTAATATTGCCGCGACCACCAAACCCAGGCATATGAAAAAACTCCTCCTGCTCCTGTTGCTGGCTTCCGGCGCGGCGCACGCCCAAAAAGAAATGCCGGCTGTCACACTGAAGTCGCCGGATAATAAGTCGTTTAACGTAAAAGAGGACTTTTCCGAGCCCGATAAACTCTATGTCTTTTCATTCTGGGCAACCTGGTGTGTGCCCTGCATTAACGAGCTTGATGCCATCAAGGAAAAGTATGGTGACTGGTCGAAAGAACTGAACTTCCAGGTAGTGGCCATTTCCATCGATGACAGCCGAACCCAAAAGCGGGTACGTCCGTTGTTGTCAGGGAAAGAATGGCCGTATGCCATCCTGCTCGACAGCAACCAGGAACTCAAACGGGCACTGGCCGTGGCGAATGTTCCGTATACGGTTGTCGTGAAAAACAAGAAAATCGTCTACATCCACAATGGGTATAGCCAGGGTGCCGAGAAGGAACTCTTTGAAAAACTGAAGACGCTGTGATGAGACGGTATTTTTTCGCATGGGCGCTTTGCGCGGCCGTCGCCGTACAGGCACAGGAGGAGCAGAAAACAGACTATGGTAAGCTTTTCGGCGGATTTGAATCGAATTCGGCCTGGTACCTAAATGATAAAGGACGTAACCTGTCGCATCCGGAGGATCCGTTTCGTTCGAATAATTACCTCCAACTCAATTACCAATACAAGAAATGGACAGCGGGCATACAGGCGGAATCCTACGCACCCTCGGCCCTGCTGAATTATAATCCGGGTTTTGACGGCACGGATCTCGGACTCTATTTCGTATCCTACAACTCCACCAAACTCGATGTCACCGTCGGGCATTTTTATGAACAGTTCGGTTCCGGGCTCATCTTCCGTGCCTGGGAAGACCGGGCATTGGGTATCAATACCGCGCTTCGGGGCGGACGTATTGTGTGGCGACCAATTGACGCCCTCCGCCTAACGGCCATCGCCGGACGGCAGCGAAGCGGTTTTGGTGTGGCAAAAGGCGATGTTTATGGCTTCGATTCGGACCTGAACGTATCTAAATGGCTGAAGTTCTCTTCATCTGACCTGTCGTTTGGCTTCAGTTGGCTGGGGCGCTATGAGAAGGTAGAAGATTTCGAACCGGCCTTGTTCGACGAATTGACGAATGCTTATTCGGGCCGTTTCAATTTCATCCATAACGCCTTTTACCTGTCAGGGGAATACGATTACAAAACGCGCGATGCGGTGCCGGATGCGCAGTTGAACATCAATAACAACTTTGCCCGGTCGGGCAATGCGACCCTCATCAACTTTGGTTATTCCGGAAAGGGATTGGGTATCGATGCTACGCTCCGCCGTATCGAAAACATGCTTTTCCTGTCAGAGCGCGAGCCGACCCCGGCACCGGACGGCGTTTCCTCAAGCCTCAATTATAATGATAAGGTGCTAGGCTTCCTCCCGGCACTCACCAAACAGCACCACTCGAACCTGGCCAATATCTACGTCTACCA
This genomic interval from Flavobacterium sp. HJ-32-4 contains the following:
- a CDS encoding DUF6029 family protein encodes the protein MRRYFFAWALCAAVAVQAQEEQKTDYGKLFGGFESNSAWYLNDKGRNLSHPEDPFRSNNYLQLNYQYKKWTAGIQAESYAPSALLNYNPGFDGTDLGLYFVSYNSTKLDVTVGHFYEQFGSGLIFRAWEDRALGINTALRGGRIVWRPIDALRLTAIAGRQRSGFGVAKGDVYGFDSDLNVSKWLKFSSSDLSFGFSWLGRYEKVEDFEPALFDELTNAYSGRFNFIHNAFYLSGEYDYKTRDAVPDAQLNINNNFARSGNATLINFGYSGKGLGIDATLRRIENMLFLSEREPTPAPDGVSSSLNYNDKVLGFLPALTKQHHSNLANIYVYQAQARVDYIDPTIMKAGETGGQIDVFYDFAKDTPLGGKYGTKIAANASSWYNLAGNYRFIPVDYHTKFFGVGQKYYSDYNLEIRKQLSEKWHSAFYYVNQYYDRLWQGQGSEVVKTNILDAEVTYNFSASRSIRVEGEHMWADADKKNWAGATVEFNVNDHYSFYVWDIYNYGNDDESQQTHYYNFGGSYRKGSTRLALNYGRQRGGLVCVGGVCRFVPESTGLTISLSTAF
- a CDS encoding T9SS type A sorting domain-containing protein; this translates as MKKFFVLGFSLLALALQAQITVTTDGNVITNGQIFTFNTTAIASELPFRVANNTSEPIFLKLKMTNMTNTTGSSVQFCFGVCLYNVSAGLLVPPSFPIEIAPGDITPNGDHFWNSNAGDGINYPIEYTLTFVETTDDGTYVGDLLSFKYQYNPNLSVGTFADLAKLGVQVKQTKVTNAVDVESQEPVMMEVFNLNGQSLRHATINGQQSVDLSGLATGAYLLHFTSKTGAQANIRIIKE
- a CDS encoding DUF4476 domain-containing protein, translating into MKLKITSLFLLFFVSSMALAQMGMGPVGHLTIFSEDGDKFQLYLNGELQNDVPQTNIRIEDLPQPYYSAKVVFADKSLSEITKNNLAIADVDGIYSDVTYKIRRDKNKAGKMKMNFFSMIPVVQGYVPPSNVYVVHYGAPREVVVAPTPGRVSQTTTTTTTQTTGTSIGVGVNVEGVSMGISINDNMGGGAITQTTTTTTHTGSHDGHDHHDAPRGCNGQYCMSGSDFSKALSAVKGQGFDETRLKVAKQVVSANCMNVNQIKQIASEFGFEETKLDFAKFAYDYCVDPRNYFNLNSIFSFSSSVDDLTDYTSSRN
- a CDS encoding T9SS type A sorting domain-containing protein; translation: MKKTLLSLLLFSGLAAFAQLPNGSTAPDFTVTDLNGNTHTLSEYLAEGKTVILDISATWCGPCWAYKGSHKLADLYESFGGGGSNEVVVIFVEGDPSTTTEDLYGTGGNTQGNWVDGSPYAIVDSAEIADLYQITYFPTLYRICPAGTTYEFSSSLSLSSLRNNINNNCGALTGVQNHANLTADDLRFCEPTASFSAKMKNYGKNAITSATAVLKENGQVVASAPYSGNALQYQQVVVNFPSTTFNPASNYNIELSAINTVAPFNAAFASQPVSIAMANPTDQTNVEILIYTDNYASEASWTLKNSAGTVVASGGPYSVGPNADGGGGPDANTTLTETATLSLDDCYSFTLSDSYGDGWGYGNTPHGIEVKANGETIFEQAVGNFGTSLAIPAAFKTVANLGTVDNEANAFGIYPNPSSGLFTFTTLEPVRVVVSDLTGKVVFESSTIQNGDTMNLTSLQRGVYLAKVSGSKTEKVEKLVIQ
- a CDS encoding TlpA disulfide reductase family protein; the encoded protein is MKKLLLLLLLASGAAHAQKEMPAVTLKSPDNKSFNVKEDFSEPDKLYVFSFWATWCVPCINELDAIKEKYGDWSKELNFQVVAISIDDSRTQKRVRPLLSGKEWPYAILLDSNQELKRALAVANVPYTVVVKNKKIVYIHNGYSQGAEKELFEKLKTL
- a CDS encoding Omp28-related outer membrane protein; this encodes MYPICRPAIRMAQSEYTIDQSISTTLSADVSLQLIDEAISFRLLNIDGDDLTDEATFYVDGVAIDGHTFTSSLIGTHKVKAVFRDIPSNEIEVRFHDGSEVLFAKNVLIEDYTGTWCGYCPRVAYGIELVKQQTTNVVAVGIHRASSNPADAFYDPYNYNTDELESMIAIPGYPKGLLNRKTLWSYPEPNKVAQVLALTQGENPRVGLAIQSTRTGNNLSIDVKVKTSKNLTNAKLVVYVVENGLIYDQHNYTSYYGGVDLLLNFEHNHVLRSCLTPLLGEAIPDADVRSGRVYTRSFNIPMPSNVANPEKTEIVAFITDATTNAALNVRSAETGEQQTFQEL